A region from the Parasphingopyxis sp. CP4 genome encodes:
- the msrA gene encoding peptide-methionine (S)-S-oxide reductase MsrA: MTTEQATLAGGCFWCTEAVYNDVVGVTNVESGYIGGETTNPDYRSVCSGNTGHAEAVRLTFDSDQISYADLLDIFFHIHDPTQLNRQGNDVGTQYRSAIFPHSPEQEQLAQQAIKAADSEWPDPIVTTIEPFSEWYPAEKYHQDYFEREGSRNPYCMAVVAPKLQKFRRSYQDRLKKAPAT; encoded by the coding sequence ATGACGACCGAACAGGCAACATTGGCCGGCGGCTGCTTCTGGTGCACCGAGGCTGTGTATAATGACGTGGTTGGCGTCACCAATGTCGAAAGTGGCTATATTGGCGGCGAGACGACCAATCCCGATTATCGCTCGGTTTGTTCCGGTAACACCGGTCATGCAGAAGCCGTGCGTCTGACATTTGATAGCGATCAGATCAGCTATGCCGACCTGCTCGACATTTTCTTCCATATCCATGATCCGACGCAGCTCAACCGCCAGGGCAATGATGTGGGTACGCAATATCGTTCGGCGATCTTCCCCCATTCACCGGAGCAAGAGCAACTTGCGCAGCAAGCCATCAAGGCCGCCGATAGCGAATGGCCCGATCCGATTGTGACGACAATCGAACCGTTCAGCGAGTGGTACCCGGCGGAAAAATATCACCAGGACTATTTTGAACGGGAAGGGAGCCGAAACCCCTATTGCATGGCGGTGGTTGCGCCCAAGCTCCAAAAGTTCCGTAGAAGTTACCAGGATCGCTTGAAAAAAGCGCCGGCGACCTGA
- a CDS encoding branched-chain amino acid aminotransferase, whose amino-acid sequence MAEAQPYDDRDGKIWLDGQLVEWREANVHILTHAMHYASSVFEGQRAYGGEIFELTRHSERLHNSAKIMGMPMPYSVEEIDQACRDVLTANNLVDAYVRPVAWRGPEQMGVAAQATQTHVAVAAWEWGDYFADKEQGIRLDIAPWRRPAPYTAPVHAKASGLYMICTMSKHHAADRGYDDALMMDYRGQVAEATGANAFFIQDGIIHTPTPDSFLNGITRQTVMGLAKKRGIKVVERDIWPEELEGFEQFFLTGSAAEVTPVREAGPWNFEVGEMTLTLMNDYSKLVRGQLGNY is encoded by the coding sequence ATGGCCGAGGCCCAACCCTATGACGACCGCGACGGCAAAATCTGGCTGGATGGCCAGCTTGTTGAGTGGCGCGAAGCGAACGTCCATATTCTCACCCACGCCATGCATTATGCATCCAGCGTGTTCGAAGGACAGCGCGCCTATGGCGGCGAAATCTTTGAACTGACCCGTCACAGCGAGCGGCTGCATAACTCCGCAAAGATCATGGGAATGCCGATGCCGTACAGCGTCGAAGAGATTGATCAGGCGTGTCGGGATGTGCTGACCGCCAATAATCTGGTCGATGCCTATGTGCGACCGGTGGCCTGGCGCGGACCGGAACAAATGGGCGTCGCTGCCCAGGCTACCCAAACCCATGTGGCTGTCGCAGCCTGGGAGTGGGGCGATTATTTTGCTGACAAGGAACAGGGCATCCGCTTAGATATCGCACCCTGGCGGCGGCCTGCGCCCTACACCGCGCCGGTTCATGCCAAGGCGTCCGGGCTCTACATGATCTGCACCATGTCCAAGCATCACGCCGCCGATCGCGGTTATGACGATGCGCTGATGATGGATTATCGCGGACAGGTTGCCGAGGCGACCGGTGCCAATGCCTTTTTCATCCAGGACGGCATCATCCACACGCCGACGCCTGATTCCTTCCTCAACGGCATAACCCGCCAGACGGTGATGGGGCTTGCGAAGAAGCGCGGAATCAAGGTGGTCGAGCGCGATATCTGGCCCGAAGAGCTGGAAGGTTTCGAGCAATTTTTCCTGACCGGCAGCGCGGCAGAGGTAACGCCGGTGCGCGAAGCCGGCCCGTGGAACTTCGAAGTTGGTGAGATGACGCTCACCCTGATGAACGATTATTCAAAGCTCGTCCGCGGCCAGCTGGGGAATTATTAG
- a CDS encoding MarR family winged helix-turn-helix transcriptional regulator, protein MASDPRNPSAASPLFLREPEIRRGIELLFFAHAELMQSGDAILAENGLGRAHHRALYFIARKPDLAIGELMTLLGITKQSLGRVLGELEDRELIARKQGQRDRRRILIRLTAAGETLETELFAEFRKKMVAAYNEAGPGAVTGFWTVLEELMPDDVRERAADLARRNV, encoded by the coding sequence ATGGCGTCAGACCCGCGCAACCCTTCCGCTGCCTCTCCCCTCTTTTTGCGGGAGCCCGAGATCCGTCGCGGGATCGAGTTGCTATTCTTTGCCCATGCTGAGCTGATGCAAAGCGGAGACGCGATTCTCGCAGAAAACGGCTTGGGACGAGCGCATCACCGTGCTTTGTACTTCATCGCACGCAAACCGGATCTCGCAATTGGCGAGCTGATGACACTGCTGGGGATTACCAAACAATCGTTAGGCCGGGTGCTCGGCGAACTCGAAGATCGCGAGTTGATCGCCCGCAAACAGGGCCAGCGCGACCGTCGGCGTATCCTGATTCGCCTTACAGCGGCAGGCGAGACACTCGAGACCGAACTTTTCGCCGAATTCCGCAAGAAGATGGTCGCCGCATACAATGAGGCTGGCCCCGGAGCGGTGACAGGCTTCTGGACGGTGCTGGAAGAGCTGATGCCCGATGACGTACGCGAGCGAGCAGCAGACTTGGCGCGACGGAACGTCTAG
- a CDS encoding YbjN domain-containing protein encodes MNLEDYGEGTLANAPLDVLEDYFTAHGWQSERNGDEEIVVAVKGSWTQYELRAVWRADDRVLQFLALPDIRVPEERRQLVYETFGLVNEQLWLGHFEMWAASGMILFRHAALLDTTNEAGLTLQQAETLIEAALDECERFYPVFQFVLWGDKTPQEALEAALIDTAGEA; translated from the coding sequence ATGAACCTCGAAGATTATGGCGAAGGGACGCTGGCAAATGCGCCTCTCGACGTGCTCGAGGACTATTTTACTGCCCATGGTTGGCAATCCGAGCGCAATGGTGATGAAGAGATCGTTGTCGCGGTAAAAGGCAGCTGGACGCAGTATGAGCTGAGAGCTGTATGGCGGGCCGATGATCGGGTTCTGCAGTTCCTGGCACTTCCGGATATTCGCGTTCCGGAGGAACGGCGCCAGTTGGTCTATGAAACTTTCGGGCTGGTAAACGAGCAATTATGGCTCGGACATTTCGAAATGTGGGCGGCATCAGGCATGATCCTGTTCCGTCATGCGGCCCTGCTCGACACCACCAATGAGGCGGGGTTGACGCTGCAGCAGGCCGAAACTTTGATCGAGGCGGCACTCGACGAATGCGAACGTTTCTACCCCGTATTCCAGTTCGTTCTCTGGGGTGACAAGACGCCGCAGGAAGCGCTTGAGGCGGCTCTGATAGACACGGCTGGCGAGGCCTGA
- a CDS encoding acyl-CoA dehydrogenase, producing MSFTPPVTEQRFVLEHIAGIADLAASDRFADATGDMVDAILDGAGQLAAGEWAPLNRIGDTEGAKLTEDGVVMPDGYRDAYQAYVEGGWGTIAAPSDFGGQGMPFSLAASILESLGSANMAFSLCPMLSVGAIEALTHHGSPELQAAYLPKLSTGEWTGTMNLTEPQAGSDVGALKSKAEPAEDGSWRIKGQKIYITFGEHDLAENTIHLVLARTPGAPEGTKGISLFLVPRYRLDENGAPGEFNDARAVSIEHKLGIHASPTCVMSFGDDDDCHGWLIGPENGGMRAMFTMMNNARLNVGLQGVQIGERATQQAVTFARERIQSARAGGETRDPVAIVEHPDVRRMLMRMKASTMAIRALVYYAAGQVDAATLGDEDAKARAEVLTPLAKAYGTDIGCEVASLGVQVHGGMGFVEETGAAQYYRDIRIAPIYEGTNGIQAADLVGRKLRMQGGEAVASLLSDIANGAEGETGLAQLAADCEAVVNWLSSGQASVDDQLAASYPFLTMLSVATCGWLMARQHRVALEQMQNGAGDSEFLKMKIAAARFYLDQVVPEAGGLKSAAMAKADILYSIDDETFAA from the coding sequence ATGAGCTTTACGCCACCGGTTACCGAACAACGCTTTGTGCTCGAACATATCGCGGGCATAGCCGACCTTGCCGCCAGCGATCGTTTTGCCGACGCTACCGGTGATATGGTCGATGCGATTCTCGATGGCGCCGGCCAACTTGCAGCAGGCGAATGGGCGCCATTGAACCGGATCGGCGATACCGAAGGTGCAAAGCTCACCGAAGACGGCGTGGTGATGCCCGATGGCTATCGCGATGCCTATCAAGCCTATGTTGAGGGTGGCTGGGGCACCATTGCCGCGCCGTCAGATTTTGGCGGGCAGGGCATGCCCTTCAGCCTCGCTGCCTCGATCCTGGAATCCCTTGGATCCGCGAATATGGCGTTCAGCCTGTGCCCGATGCTCAGCGTCGGCGCGATCGAGGCGCTGACGCATCACGGCAGTCCTGAGCTGCAAGCGGCCTATCTGCCCAAATTGTCGACCGGCGAATGGACCGGGACCATGAACCTGACCGAGCCGCAAGCCGGCTCTGATGTTGGCGCGCTGAAATCCAAAGCCGAGCCAGCTGAGGACGGCAGCTGGCGTATCAAGGGCCAGAAAATCTACATCACCTTTGGCGAACATGATCTGGCCGAGAACACGATCCACCTCGTGCTCGCACGAACGCCAGGTGCGCCGGAAGGGACCAAGGGGATCTCGCTTTTCCTCGTGCCGCGTTACCGGCTTGATGAGAATGGCGCACCGGGCGAATTCAATGATGCGCGGGCCGTTTCGATTGAGCACAAGCTCGGGATCCATGCATCGCCGACCTGTGTCATGTCCTTTGGCGACGATGACGATTGCCATGGCTGGCTGATTGGCCCGGAAAATGGCGGCATGCGAGCGATGTTCACAATGATGAATAATGCACGGCTCAATGTTGGGCTCCAAGGCGTGCAGATTGGCGAACGGGCGACCCAACAGGCCGTCACCTTTGCCCGGGAGCGTATTCAATCGGCGCGGGCTGGTGGCGAAACGCGCGATCCCGTCGCTATTGTCGAGCATCCCGATGTGCGCCGCATGCTGATGCGGATGAAAGCGTCGACAATGGCGATCCGCGCGCTGGTCTATTATGCCGCCGGTCAGGTCGATGCGGCGACGCTTGGTGATGAAGATGCCAAGGCGCGCGCCGAAGTGTTGACGCCGCTGGCCAAGGCATATGGAACGGATATCGGTTGCGAAGTCGCCAGCCTTGGTGTGCAGGTTCATGGCGGCATGGGCTTTGTCGAAGAAACCGGGGCCGCCCAATATTATCGCGATATCCGCATCGCGCCGATCTACGAAGGCACTAATGGCATTCAGGCGGCCGATCTGGTCGGACGCAAGCTGCGCATGCAGGGCGGTGAGGCGGTGGCCTCACTGCTCAGTGATATTGCGAACGGTGCTGAGGGCGAAACCGGGTTGGCGCAGCTCGCAGCCGATTGTGAAGCCGTGGTCAATTGGCTGAGTTCCGGTCAGGCCAGCGTCGATGATCAGCTTGCTGCAAGCTATCCGTTTCTCACCATGTTGTCGGTGGCCACCTGCGGTTGGCTCATGGCCCGGCAGCATCGTGTTGCGCTGGAGCAGATGCAGAACGGGGCAGGGGATAGCGAATTTCTCAAGATGAAGATCGCTGCTGCGCGCTTCTATCTGGATCAGGTGGTTCCGGAAGCCGGTGGTTTGAAGTCGGCGGCAATGGCCAAGGCTGACATCCTCTATTCCATAGACGATGAGACATTCGCCGCCTGA
- a CDS encoding TlyA family RNA methyltransferase → MAKMRADQALVERGLAESRSRAQAFILAGTVFSGEHRIEKAGQPVAPDAPLEVRGRDHPWVSRGGIKLDHGLKHFGWTGEGAIAIDVGSSTGGFTDVLLSQGALRVYAVDSGTNQLAWKLRDDDRVIVLEQTNARHLTPDDIPETADIIVCDASFISLTKVLETPLKYSKYGTRLVALIKPQFEAGRGEVGKGGVVRDSAVHDRVCTEVADWLTASGWHVIDTTPSPITGPQGNVEFLIGAERLESVAS, encoded by the coding sequence ATGGCGAAGATGCGGGCGGATCAAGCTTTGGTCGAACGCGGGTTGGCGGAGAGCCGCTCGCGTGCCCAGGCTTTCATTCTGGCAGGTACAGTCTTCTCCGGTGAACACCGGATTGAGAAGGCGGGTCAGCCGGTCGCGCCCGATGCACCTCTTGAAGTGCGGGGTCGCGATCATCCCTGGGTCTCGCGCGGCGGAATCAAACTCGACCACGGCCTGAAACATTTCGGATGGACGGGCGAGGGGGCCATAGCGATCGATGTTGGTTCGTCCACCGGCGGTTTTACCGATGTGCTGCTGAGCCAGGGTGCACTGCGCGTCTATGCGGTGGATTCCGGAACCAACCAGCTGGCTTGGAAGTTGCGCGATGACGACCGCGTCATTGTCCTCGAACAGACCAATGCACGGCATCTAACGCCTGATGATATCCCTGAAACTGCCGATATCATTGTTTGTGATGCAAGCTTCATATCACTTACTAAAGTATTGGAAACACCTCTTAAATATTCGAAGTATGGTACGCGCCTGGTTGCTCTGATCAAGCCGCAATTCGAAGCTGGTCGCGGTGAAGTTGGCAAGGGTGGCGTGGTCCGTGATTCTGCGGTTCATGACCGGGTATGTACCGAGGTGGCGGATTGGCTCACGGCCAGCGGCTGGCACGTGATCGACACCACTCCGAGCCCAATTACGGGGCCTCAAGGGAATGTCGAATTTTTGATTGGAGCGGAACGGTTGGAAAGCGTCGCGAGTTGA
- the aqpZ gene encoding aquaporin Z: protein MSILQRSGAEFLGTFWLVFGGCGSAVLAAAFPEVGIGLLGVSLAFGLTVLTMAYTIGHISGCHLNPAVTVGLWAGGRFAASDIPAYVIAQVLGAIAAAFALYTIASGGPDYSGGLASNGFDAHSPGQYTMMAALMIEVLLTAFFIFIIMGATDGRAPAGFAPIAIGLALTLIHLISIPVTNTSVNPARSTGPALLEGGIAMEQLWLFWAAPIIGGIIGGIIYKMLGAEKPPIAGDAAS from the coding sequence ATGTCTATATTACAGCGCTCTGGCGCGGAATTCCTTGGAACATTCTGGCTTGTCTTTGGCGGTTGCGGCAGTGCTGTGCTCGCTGCGGCCTTTCCCGAAGTCGGTATTGGATTGCTTGGCGTATCGCTCGCCTTCGGCCTGACCGTGCTTACCATGGCCTATACGATCGGCCATATTTCAGGCTGCCATCTCAATCCTGCCGTCACCGTCGGCCTTTGGGCGGGCGGCCGTTTTGCGGCATCCGATATTCCCGCCTATGTAATCGCGCAGGTGCTCGGCGCCATAGCGGCAGCCTTCGCACTCTACACGATCGCCAGTGGCGGTCCCGATTATAGCGGCGGACTGGCATCGAATGGCTTCGACGCTCATTCGCCGGGTCAATATACGATGATGGCAGCACTGATGATTGAGGTCCTGCTCACTGCATTCTTCATCTTCATCATCATGGGCGCGACCGACGGACGGGCTCCGGCTGGTTTTGCGCCGATCGCTATCGGCCTGGCGCTGACCCTGATCCATCTGATCAGCATTCCGGTCACCAATACATCGGTCAATCCCGCGCGCAGCACCGGACCAGCGCTGCTCGAGGGCGGTATCGCCATGGAACAGTTATGGCTGTTCTGGGCAGCACCGATCATCGGCGGGATTATCGGCGGAATCATCTACAAGATGCTCGGCGCTGAAAAACCACCAATCGCAGGGGATGCCGCGAGCTAG
- a CDS encoding NAD-dependent epimerase/dehydratase family protein: MGVLVTGAAGFIGMHVCERLIARGEQVIGIDNLNDYYSVQLKKDRLAKLAGDAFTFEKVDFSDHAALDKALDGKAFDRIVHLGAQAGVRHSLTHPRDYITANLMGHLNMMEIARHQDIDHLVYASSSSVYGGNEDFPFSVDDRVDHPVSLYAATKKSDELMSEAYSHLYRTPMTGLRFFTVYGPWGRPDMAMWIFTKAILAGEPIPVFNHGNMRRDFTYVDDIVTGVIATLDHPPADDGETKAGGSSKPHAVYNIGNNQSEGLGHMIDVLEDALGMKAERDLQPMQPGDVMATAADISAIQNDLGFEPSTPIAVGIPKFVDWYRDYHGL; this comes from the coding sequence ATGGGCGTTCTGGTTACCGGCGCTGCTGGCTTTATCGGCATGCATGTCTGTGAGCGACTGATTGCGCGCGGCGAGCAGGTGATCGGGATCGACAATCTCAACGATTATTATTCGGTACAGCTCAAAAAGGATCGACTGGCGAAACTCGCGGGCGACGCCTTCACCTTTGAAAAGGTCGATTTTTCCGATCATGCCGCGCTCGACAAGGCGCTCGACGGAAAGGCATTCGACCGGATCGTCCATCTCGGCGCGCAGGCTGGCGTGCGCCATAGCCTCACCCATCCGCGTGATTACATCACCGCCAACCTGATGGGGCATCTCAACATGATGGAGATTGCCCGTCACCAGGACATCGACCATCTGGTCTATGCCTCTTCGTCATCGGTCTATGGCGGCAATGAAGATTTTCCGTTCAGCGTCGATGACCGGGTCGACCATCCGGTGTCACTCTATGCGGCAACCAAAAAGTCCGACGAGCTGATGAGCGAAGCCTATAGCCATCTCTATCGCACGCCGATGACCGGGCTGCGTTTCTTTACGGTTTATGGCCCCTGGGGCCGGCCGGACATGGCGATGTGGATCTTCACCAAGGCGATCCTGGCCGGTGAACCGATCCCGGTGTTCAACCATGGCAATATGCGCCGCGATTTCACCTATGTGGACGATATCGTCACAGGCGTCATTGCAACGCTTGATCATCCGCCTGCTGACGATGGCGAGACCAAAGCCGGTGGCAGCAGCAAACCGCATGCAGTCTATAATATCGGCAACAACCAGTCAGAAGGTCTTGGTCATATGATCGACGTGCTCGAGGATGCGCTGGGCATGAAGGCCGAACGTGACCTTCAGCCGATGCAACCGGGCGATGTGATGGCGACTGCGGCCGATATCAGCGCGATCCAGAATGATCTTGGCTTCGAACCATCAACGCCGATCGCGGTCGGCATTCCAAAATTTGTCGACTGGTATCGCGACTATCACGGGCTGTGA
- a CDS encoding L-threonylcarbamoyladenylate synthase, whose protein sequence is MQRPNPSIATVIRPFDDAAIKDAATRISAGECVAIPTETVYGLAADATNGEAVASVYAAKGRPSFNPLIVHVPDIEMARSLAEIDTVAEKLAGQFWPGPLTMVLPTAKNSPVADIVTAGLNTIAIRIPAHPAMQALLRATGLPLAAPSANASGRISPTQAEHVRMSLDGKIGLIIDAGPSSLGLESTIIAPGESGVRMLRPGPITAEHISSATGLPTETGSTGTITAPGQLATHYAPAKPVRLDASSSEPDEWLIGFGAIAGDASLSESGDLIEAAANLFGCLHEADASERPKIAVAPLPRDGIGEAIADRLARAAHRD, encoded by the coding sequence ATGCAGAGGCCAAATCCCTCGATAGCAACGGTGATCCGGCCGTTTGACGATGCAGCGATCAAGGACGCTGCCACGCGCATCAGTGCTGGCGAATGCGTCGCTATACCCACTGAAACTGTCTATGGCCTCGCCGCCGATGCAACCAATGGTGAAGCCGTGGCGTCCGTCTATGCCGCCAAGGGCCGCCCCTCCTTCAATCCGCTCATCGTCCATGTCCCGGACATCGAAATGGCAAGAAGCTTGGCCGAGATTGACACCGTTGCAGAGAAACTGGCGGGACAATTCTGGCCCGGGCCGCTCACAATGGTGCTGCCAACGGCAAAGAACAGTCCGGTCGCCGACATTGTAACGGCAGGTTTGAATACCATCGCAATTCGAATTCCTGCGCATCCAGCCATGCAGGCACTTTTGCGGGCAACTGGCCTGCCGCTCGCCGCTCCGTCCGCCAATGCCAGTGGACGGATCAGCCCGACCCAGGCCGAACATGTGCGCATGAGCCTCGACGGAAAGATCGGCCTGATCATCGATGCTGGCCCTTCCAGCCTCGGGCTGGAATCGACAATCATCGCTCCAGGTGAGTCCGGTGTTCGCATGTTGCGGCCGGGACCCATCACGGCGGAACACATCTCAAGTGCCACCGGATTACCAACCGAAACGGGTAGCACTGGCACGATCACAGCGCCTGGCCAGCTAGCAACGCATTATGCGCCCGCGAAACCAGTGCGACTGGATGCGTCATCAAGTGAGCCAGACGAATGGTTGATTGGATTCGGAGCCATCGCTGGCGATGCCTCGCTGAGCGAGAGCGGAGACCTGATCGAAGCCGCTGCCAATCTCTTTGGTTGCCTCCATGAGGCAGATGCCAGCGAGCGACCCAAAATTGCCGTCGCTCCCCTGCCTCGTGACGGTATTGGCGAAGCGATCGCCGACCGCCTGGCGCGCGCGGCACATCGCGACTGA
- a CDS encoding accessory factor UbiK family protein yields the protein MQTENKLIDDFVKMVNSAAGTLAGVGREAESSLREKAKDFVGGVDFVSREEFEAVKEMAAAARDEADALKERLDALEAAKAPTKRKASASKTTKKSSDSN from the coding sequence ATGCAAACCGAAAACAAGCTGATCGACGATTTCGTCAAAATGGTGAACAGCGCGGCCGGAACATTGGCCGGGGTTGGCCGTGAAGCCGAATCCTCTCTGCGCGAAAAGGCGAAGGATTTCGTCGGCGGCGTGGATTTTGTGAGCCGCGAAGAGTTTGAGGCGGTTAAGGAAATGGCGGCGGCCGCCCGAGATGAGGCGGACGCGCTCAAGGAACGGCTCGACGCTCTCGAAGCTGCCAAGGCGCCTACGAAGCGCAAGGCATCCGCCTCAAAAACAACGAAAAAGAGCAGCGATTCTAACTAG
- a CDS encoding GntR family transcriptional regulator yields MSKAEQPVYLKLREKIAAAILDGRYGDGDPLPSVRAFAADEGANPLTVAKAYQTFQDDGIVVVRRGVGMFVANGASEKLKTRERSTFLKEEWPRIVRHIERLGLDTADLLDRETA; encoded by the coding sequence ATGTCTAAAGCAGAACAGCCCGTATATCTCAAGCTGCGCGAGAAGATTGCCGCAGCCATTCTCGATGGTCGCTATGGCGATGGGGACCCGCTTCCCTCTGTCCGCGCCTTTGCGGCGGACGAAGGTGCGAACCCGCTAACCGTTGCGAAAGCCTATCAAACTTTCCAGGATGATGGGATCGTAGTGGTACGTCGTGGCGTCGGGATGTTTGTCGCCAATGGCGCATCAGAAAAGCTAAAGACGCGGGAACGCAGCACCTTCCTCAAGGAAGAATGGCCGAGGATCGTCCGCCATATCGAACGACTCGGTCTCGATACCGCTGACCTGCTGGACCGCGAAACGGCCTAG
- a CDS encoding TspO/MBR family protein, whose protein sequence is MVGIATKGQLRMSFLRWALVLVPLIVLIGSLAGALSGSGDTSWYAALEKPSFQPPPYLFGIVWPILYALMAFALVNVIQARGSRWRGIAIGLFVAQLLVNLLWSPIFFGMHQVSFAFFWILLMIGLAVATTVVFARVRRVAAWLMLPYLAWISFAAVLNFEIDRLNPDAETLVVGATSTQI, encoded by the coding sequence ATGGTTGGCATTGCCACCAAAGGGCAGCTGCGAATGTCATTCCTGCGCTGGGCGCTGGTCCTGGTGCCGTTGATCGTGTTGATCGGCTCGCTTGCCGGTGCGCTGTCAGGATCCGGTGATACGAGCTGGTACGCTGCGCTTGAAAAACCGTCTTTCCAGCCGCCGCCATATCTGTTCGGCATCGTTTGGCCGATCCTTTATGCGCTGATGGCCTTCGCACTCGTTAATGTGATTCAGGCGCGCGGATCGCGCTGGCGCGGGATCGCGATCGGTCTGTTTGTCGCGCAACTCCTGGTCAATCTCCTCTGGTCCCCGATCTTTTTTGGGATGCACCAGGTGAGCTTTGCTTTTTTCTGGATCTTGCTGATGATCGGCCTGGCCGTCGCAACGACGGTGGTTTTTGCGCGGGTTCGCAGAGTAGCCGCATGGCTGATGCTTCCCTATTTGGCATGGATAAGCTTTGCCGCAGTGCTCAATTTTGAGATCGATCGCCTAAATCCTGACGCCGAAACCCTTGTCGTCGGCGCAACGAGTACCCAGATATAA
- a CDS encoding nitroreductase, giving the protein MFNDLSTPLDFLATRRSSRPRDMVAPGPQPAELQQILDIAMRTPDHGKLAPWRFVVVDAAQRSRFAEILHAAYQIDREQPGKLEVEAIDQFAHQAPTLIVALHSPKSSSKIPLWEQELSTGAACFNLLAAVHAHGYVGGWLTGWAAYSDAVRDAFGEAPEKIAGFIYVGTAGAELKERPRPERDAVVSDWTPE; this is encoded by the coding sequence ATGTTCAATGATCTCTCCACCCCGCTCGATTTTCTGGCCACCCGGCGCTCATCACGCCCGCGCGACATGGTCGCTCCCGGCCCGCAACCCGCAGAATTGCAACAGATTCTCGATATCGCGATGCGCACACCCGATCATGGCAAACTTGCCCCGTGGCGGTTTGTTGTAGTCGACGCGGCACAACGATCACGCTTTGCCGAAATTCTGCATGCGGCATACCAGATCGACCGAGAACAGCCGGGAAAGCTGGAAGTCGAGGCCATTGACCAGTTTGCGCATCAGGCACCGACTCTCATCGTCGCCCTGCACAGCCCGAAATCCAGCAGCAAGATTCCGCTTTGGGAGCAGGAACTTTCCACCGGTGCCGCCTGTTTCAACCTGCTCGCGGCAGTGCATGCCCATGGCTATGTCGGCGGCTGGCTGACCGGATGGGCGGCCTATTCAGACGCGGTGCGTGATGCCTTTGGCGAGGCGCCCGAAAAGATCGCCGGCTTCATCTATGTCGGCACCGCCGGTGCGGAACTCAAAGAACGACCGCGGCCCGAACGCGATGCTGTGGTGAGCGATTGGACGCCTGAATAG
- the proC gene encoding pyrroline-5-carboxylate reductase: MADRPIWLIGCGNMAGAMLAGWLRAGEDPNRFHVLDPGGPTLPDGVGQSDSPPVAGFGEAIVQLGFKPHMLADIGPTLRPHIGAETIVMSILAGVELATLNAAFPEAGQIVRVMPNTPVARCKGALGLIAENPDDSRAQLVAGLMDQLGVAEWIADEALFDVVTALSGSGPAFLFRFIDALAQGGIALGLEPEQSQRLAMATVQGSAELAAESTEDPGVLADRVASPGGSTRSGLDILDAEDALLKLVRLTLDAATKRNQEMAAEARS; this comes from the coding sequence ATGGCCGATCGTCCGATCTGGTTGATCGGTTGCGGCAATATGGCCGGTGCGATGCTGGCTGGTTGGCTCCGCGCTGGCGAAGATCCCAATCGTTTTCACGTATTAGATCCGGGTGGTCCGACACTGCCGGATGGTGTCGGGCAATCAGACTCGCCGCCAGTGGCCGGTTTTGGTGAGGCCATCGTTCAGCTCGGTTTCAAACCCCATATGCTGGCCGATATCGGACCAACGTTGCGCCCGCACATAGGTGCAGAGACAATTGTCATGTCTATTTTGGCGGGCGTTGAGCTTGCTACGCTGAATGCTGCGTTTCCCGAGGCGGGACAGATCGTCCGCGTAATGCCAAATACCCCAGTGGCACGATGCAAAGGGGCGCTTGGCCTGATTGCAGAGAATCCCGATGATTCCCGTGCCCAGCTGGTCGCCGGGTTGATGGACCAGCTCGGCGTAGCGGAATGGATTGCTGATGAAGCTCTGTTCGATGTCGTGACGGCCCTGTCCGGAAGTGGCCCGGCCTTTCTGTTCCGTTTCATCGATGCGCTGGCGCAGGGTGGAATTGCATTGGGGCTCGAGCCCGAACAATCGCAGCGGTTGGCCATGGCGACCGTGCAGGGGTCGGCAGAGCTCGCGGCTGAGTCGACGGAAGATCCAGGCGTTCTGGCCGATCGTGTGGCAAGTCCCGGCGGTTCAACACGCAGTGGCCTTGATATTCTTGATGCCGAGGATGCGCTCCTCAAGCTGGTTCGGCTGACGCTCGATGCAGCAACCAAACGCAATCAGGAAATGGCCGCCGAAGCGCGAAGCTGA